The following are encoded together in the Glycine max cultivar Williams 82 chromosome 8, Glycine_max_v4.0, whole genome shotgun sequence genome:
- the LOC100793638 gene encoding fatty acid desaturase 4, chloroplastic, translating into MYSLAQHKYTPNFHHQVCKNHPPRHPSRVHCSTTTTTTTTSRSKSNAKSLVIETRLVPVPPMPTVVTTEIHRPMNNDPSLQSTWSHRAWVAAGCSTLVISLGESIKGAIDLNMWVEPIVAGWVGYILADLGSGVYHWAIDNYGDGSTPIVGAQIEAFQGHHKWPWTITRRQFANNLHALARAVTLAVLPVVLLCHDPIVEGFVVVCSGCIMFSQQFHAWSHGTKSRLPPLVVALQEAGVLVSRWQHAAHHRAPYNNNYCIVSGVWNEFLDKHKVFEAMEMVLYFKTGVRPRSWSEPAPEWVEEIETPSQIQIQTQ; encoded by the coding sequence ATGTATTCCTTAGCTCAACACAAGTATACACCAAACTTCCACCACCAAGTTTGCAAGAACCATCCACCCCGTCACCCGTCTCGAGTACATTGTTCTACCACAaccactaccaccaccacctctaGGTCTAAGTCCAATGCTAAGTCATTGGTCATTGAGACCCGGCTCGTGCCGGTGCCGCCAATGCCAACGGTCGTTACCACTGAGATCCACCGTCCAATGAACAATGACCCAAGTTTGCAATCAACATGGTCTCATAGAGCTTGGGTGGCAGCTGGATGCTCAACTTTGGTCATTTCCTTGGGAGAGTCCATAAAGGGTGCTATTGATTTGAACATGTGGGTTGAGCCCATTGTGGCAGGTTGGGTTGGATACATCTTAGCTGATCTTGGATCAGGGGTTTACCATTGGGCCATCGACAATTATGGCGATGGCTCAACCCCAATAGTTGGGGCTCAAATTGAAGCCTTTCAAGGCCACCACAAGTGGCCTTGGACCATCACTAGGCGTCAATTTGCTAACAATTTACATGCATTGGCACGTGCAGTGACCTTGGCAGTGCTTCCTGTAGTCCTTCTTTGCCATGACCCTATTGTTGAAGGATTTGTTGTGGTGTGCTCAGGTTGCATCATGTTTAGCCAACAGTTTCATGCATGGTCACATGGCACTAAGAGCCGGCTTCCGCCACTCGTGGTGGCATTACAAGAGGCCGGCGTGCTCGTGTCACGGTGGCAACATGCCGCACACCACCGGGCACCATATAACAATAACTATTGTATAGTGAGTGGAGTGTGGAATGAGTTTTTGGATAAGCATAAGGTCTTTGAAGCCATGGAAATGGTATTGTATTTTAAAACAGGAGTTAGGCCAAGGTCATGGAGTGAACCTGCCCCTGAGTGGGTTGAGGAGATTGAGACTCCTTctcaaatccaaatccaaaccCAATGA
- the LOC100782338 gene encoding Purple acid phosphatase 18-like: MLMIIDSPELEVHCCRAADPTFAEVSVVFTVHTQMELKLLLITVLMMVSLSATAAADYIRPQPRKTFHLPWHSKPSSYPQQVHISLAGEQHMRVTWITDDNSAPSIVEYGTSPGRYDSVAEGETTSYSYLLYSSGKIHHTVIGPLEHNSVYYYRCGGQGPQFQLRTPPAQLPITFAVAGDLGQTGWTKSTLDHIDQCKYNVHLLPGDLSYADYIQHRWDSFGRLVQPLASARPWMVTQGNHEVESIPLLKDGFLSYNSRWKMPFEESGSNSNLYYSFEVAGVHIIMLGSYADYDEYSEQYGWLKEDLSKVDRERTPWLIVLFHVPWYNSNTAHQGEGADMMASMEPLLYAASADLVLAGHVHAYERSKRVYNKRLDPCGSVHITIGDGGNKEGLAPKYINPQPIWSEFREASFGHGELQIVNSTHAFWSWHRNDDDEPVKSDDIWITSLTSSGCVDQKRNELRNKLMTP; encoded by the exons ATGCTGATGATAATAGATTCTCCTGAACTTGAAGTACATTGTTGTCGTGCTGCTGATCCAACGTTTGCAGAGGTTTCTGTTGTGTTCACAGTTCACACACAAATGGAACTGAAACTACTTCTAATAACGGTTTTAATGATGGTGTCACTTTCTGCAACTGCAGCAGCTGATTACATTCGACCTCAGCCTCGAAAAACCTTCCATCTCCCATGGCATTCTAAACCCTCCTCTTACCCTCAACAG GTACACATTTCTTTAGCAGGAGAACAGCACATGAGAGTTACCTGGATTACTGATGATAACTCTGCACCTTCAATTGTAGAATATGGAACATCACCAGGGCGATATGACTCTGTAGCTGAAGGAGAAACCACCTCTTACAGTTATCTGTTGTATAGCTCAGGAAAGATACACCATACTGTAATTGGGCCTTTAGAGCATAATTCTGTGTACTATTACCGATGTGGTGGACAAGGTCCTCAGTTCCAGCTCAGAACTCCTCCAGCTCAACTTCCAATCACTTTTGCCGTGGCTGGTGATTTGGGTCAAACCGGATGGACTAAATCAACATTGGATCACATTGACCAATGTAAATATAATGTTCACCTGCTTCCGGGAGACCTTTCATATGCTGATTATATCCAGCATCGCTGGGACTCGTTTGGTAGGCTAGTGCAGCCACTTGCTAGTGCTAGACCATGGATGGTAACACAAGGAAACCATGAAGTAGAGAGCATACCTTTGTTAAAGGATGGGTTTTTGTCCTATAATTCCAGATGGAAAATGCCATTTGAGGAAAGcggatcaaattcaaatctcTATTATTCGTTTGAAGTTGCAGGTGTTCACATTATCATGCTTGGGTCCTATGCAGATTATGATGAGTACTCTGAACAATATGGATGGCTAAAG GAAGATCTGTCAAAGGTGGATAGGGAAAGGACACCTTGGTTGATTGTGTTATTTCATGTACCATGGTATAATAGTAACACAGCTCATCAAGGTGAAGGGGCTGATATGATGGCATCTATGGAGCCATTGCTTTATGCTGCTAGCGCCGATTTAGTTCTTGCCGGTCATGTGCATGCTTATGAACGCTCA AAACGTGTATACAATAAAAGACTTGATCCTTGTGGTTCAGTCCATATAACCATCGGTGATGGAGGAAACAAAGAAGGTTTAGCTCCTAA GTATATAAATCCACAGCCAATATGGTCAGAATTCCGTGAAGCCAGTTTTGGTCATGGTGAGCTACAGATTGTAAACTCTACGCATGCTTTCTGGAGTTGGCACaggaatgatgatgatgagccAGTAAAATCCGATGATATCTGGATAACATCTTTGACCAGCTCAGGATGTGTTGATCAGAAGAGAAATGAACTCAGGAATAAACTTATGACACCTTAA